A genome region from Phoenix dactylifera cultivar Barhee BC4 chromosome 18, palm_55x_up_171113_PBpolish2nd_filt_p, whole genome shotgun sequence includes the following:
- the LOC103698906 gene encoding uncharacterized protein LOC103698906 isoform X2, which yields MLHPPRIPKCCQHPRSRRARRPPFKGSFSQFRSCKESSSSTTTTSTDQGSDEHSLEDGEDMSELSLFKWNLSWKEDNKGIFSNSVEVPVIEVESVTKISSSDSSKSGMPHATWSYGSYSTDRVSSHLSAGSSPKTADKSLFPAAGNMESWLAPGNVVWAKTSYHEWWPAECLEERSKNPLEAFQDALKQALSKHARTSSRALSRRCSGEVKSSSQNDTCADPSNSSRMKDDDIEEGRGKRKRKMKIHFDELSFPEKPPRRVRRLRIMRYLGLIAPVGSPFSPSHVRTA from the exons ATGCTTCACCCGCCGCGTATACCCAAGTGCTGCCAGCACCCGAGGAGCCGGAGGGCTCGCCGTCCTCCCTTtaaag GTTCTTTTTCTCAATTCCGTAGCTGTAAAGAAAGTTCTTCCAGCACCACAACCACCAGCACAGATCAAGGCAGTGATGAACATTCCTTGGAAGATGGAGAAGATATGTCAGAGCTTTCTTTGTTTAAGTGGAATTTGTCTTGGAAAGAAGACAACAAAGGAATATTCTCAAACTCGGTAGAAGTACCGGTCATTGAAGTTGAATCAGTAACTAAAATTTCTTCATCGGATTCCAGCAAAAGTGGAATGCCTCATGCAACATG gaGTTACGGATCATATTCAACTGATCGGGTTAGTAGCCACTTGTCTGCAGGATCGTCACCAAAGACTGCCGATAAATCTTTGTTTCCAGCTGCTGGAAACATGGAATCTTGGTTGGCTCCTGGAAATGTGGTATGGGCTAAAACTAGTTACCATGAGTGGTGGCCTGCAGAG TGCCTTGAAGAAAGGAGCAAAAATCCGTTAGAAGCATTTCAAGATGCTCTTAAGCAG GCTTTGAGCAAACATGCCCGTACAAGTTCAAGAGCATTATCGAGGAGATGCTCTGGTGAGGTCAAGAGCTCAAGCCAAAATGACACATGTG CGGACCCTTCAAATTCAAGTAGAATGAAGGACGACGACATAGAGGAAGGGCGGggtaaaaggaaaagaaaaatgaaaattcaTTTCGAT GAGTTGAGTTTTCCAGAGAAACCACCAAGAAGAGTGCGTCGTCTAAGGATAATGCGGTACCTTGGTCTTATTGCTCCTGTCGGATCTCCCTTTTCTCCCTCACATGTGAGAACTGCTTGA
- the LOC103698906 gene encoding uncharacterized protein LOC103698906 isoform X1, whose translation MLHPPRIPKCCQHPRSRRARRPPFKGSFSQFRSCKESSSSTTTTSTDQGSDEHSLEDGEDMSELSLFKWNLSWKEDNKGIFSNSVEVPVIEVESVTKISSSDSSKSGMPHATWSYGSYSTDRVSSHLSAGSSPKTADKSLFPAAGNMESWLAPGNVVWAKTSYHEWWPAEVMDERVILDCTSTHHIGHVLVQLYGNNEHAWLDPVRDLSQFDHCLEERSKNPLEAFQDALKQALSKHARTSSRALSRRCSGEVKSSSQNDTCADPSNSSRMKDDDIEEGRGKRKRKMKIHFDELSFPEKPPRRVRRLRIMRYLGLIAPVGSPFSPSHVRTA comes from the exons ATGCTTCACCCGCCGCGTATACCCAAGTGCTGCCAGCACCCGAGGAGCCGGAGGGCTCGCCGTCCTCCCTTtaaag GTTCTTTTTCTCAATTCCGTAGCTGTAAAGAAAGTTCTTCCAGCACCACAACCACCAGCACAGATCAAGGCAGTGATGAACATTCCTTGGAAGATGGAGAAGATATGTCAGAGCTTTCTTTGTTTAAGTGGAATTTGTCTTGGAAAGAAGACAACAAAGGAATATTCTCAAACTCGGTAGAAGTACCGGTCATTGAAGTTGAATCAGTAACTAAAATTTCTTCATCGGATTCCAGCAAAAGTGGAATGCCTCATGCAACATG gaGTTACGGATCATATTCAACTGATCGGGTTAGTAGCCACTTGTCTGCAGGATCGTCACCAAAGACTGCCGATAAATCTTTGTTTCCAGCTGCTGGAAACATGGAATCTTGGTTGGCTCCTGGAAATGTGGTATGGGCTAAAACTAGTTACCATGAGTGGTGGCCTGCAGAG GTCATGGATGAGAGAGTTATTCTAGATTGCACTAGCACTCACCACATTGGGCATGTATTAGTGCAGCTTTATGGGAACAATGAACA TGCGTGGCTTGATCCAGTTAGAGACTTATCACAATTTGATCAT TGCCTTGAAGAAAGGAGCAAAAATCCGTTAGAAGCATTTCAAGATGCTCTTAAGCAG GCTTTGAGCAAACATGCCCGTACAAGTTCAAGAGCATTATCGAGGAGATGCTCTGGTGAGGTCAAGAGCTCAAGCCAAAATGACACATGTG CGGACCCTTCAAATTCAAGTAGAATGAAGGACGACGACATAGAGGAAGGGCGGggtaaaaggaaaagaaaaatgaaaattcaTTTCGAT GAGTTGAGTTTTCCAGAGAAACCACCAAGAAGAGTGCGTCGTCTAAGGATAATGCGGTACCTTGGTCTTATTGCTCCTGTCGGATCTCCCTTTTCTCCCTCACATGTGAGAACTGCTTGA